The Chitinophaga caeni genome segment GTCATGCCTAACGGAACCTGCAAAATGAAAAATGGAAAAACGGTCATGCTGAAGGAAGGTGAATGCTGTGACCGGAAAGGTGTGGTACACAAAGATTGTAAGAAGCTCTTAAAGAAGGGCTGACGGAAGGGCGGGCTAAGCTATCCGCTTAACACAGAAATTGAATGACTGAGCCCGGTTGCCATGCAGTACAAAGTTAAACATACGATAATAAAATCCAGGGAAGATGAAAGGTAATATTCTTATTACGGTTTTACTTTCAACAGTCATTGGTGTTGGGTCTTCATTTTCACAAACGGCCCCGGAAATCGGTTTTAAAGCCGGGCTGAGTATCCCGAATTTAACTTCCGGGAGTTCTGATAACCCGATCAGTAATGGGTACAGTTCTCGATTGGACGTTGATGCGGCCGTACATATTGAATTTCACATCAATGGCTGGTTCTCTATTCAACCGCAGTTTGAATATTCCTCACAAGGTGGAAAAAAGGATGGTACACAAGCCTTTACGGTACCCGTGGAAATGATGCCGCTATTTCCTCCCGGGCAGGCGCCCCCGTATTTGTATGCTACCTATAAAAGCGAAGCACGGATGAATTACCTGTTGCTCCCTATTTTAGCAAAATTTCATCCTCTCCTAGATAAAAAATGGGGGGCCTATGTTGCTATAGGTCCCTTTGTAAGCTACCTGTTAAGTGCTAAAAACATAACGAAAGGTTCCAGCATGGTTTACCTCGACAAAGAAGAAACACAAGCCCTGGTTTCCAGTCCCCAGTCATTCAATAGCAAAGATAATATCAGGAATGATTTGCATCATTTTAATGCTGGAATCAGCGGGCACCTGGGAGTGGATTGTAGAATAGGGAATGGAAAGGTCTTTTTTGAAGCCGGCGGCAATTATGGGCTGATCGATATACAGAAGACGGAGGTGAATGGTAAGAATAAAACCGGGGCAGCCGCGATAAATGTCGGCTATCAATTCCAGTTTTAATAAATACCTAAAAGCAGCCGGTTTGATGGTTATAAGAAGGACGATTTGTAAATCGCCGGATTCATTACAGTACTAAAAGTCTTATATAAGTCCTATGGGGGCTCATAATAGCGGTATCAAATACCCGTGATTAACGTGGTATTACCAGTCATTATATCATTGATAAAAGTAATTATTAATTAAAAATATTAGACATGGCAACTACAGCACCAATCAAAACTAGGAAGCCAGTGCAGGCTCCAGGGGAAACCCATAAGAAGGGTGGCAACCATCAAAAAATGAAAGCATTGGTTTACCACGGGCCCGGGAAAAAATCTTGGGAAGACAAGGCAATGCCCGTAATACAAAAGCCGACAGATGCCCTGGTGAAAATTCTCAAAACGACTATCTGTGGCACCGATCTTCATATCCTGAAAGGAGATGTGCCCGATGTGGCAGCAGGCACAACCATAGGCCACGAAGGTGTCGGTATCATCGAGGAAGTAGGCAGCGCGGTCAACAATTTCAAGAAAGGCGACCATGTATTAATTTCATGTATCACGTCCTGCGGTAAATGTGACTATTGCAAGAGGGGGATGTACTCACATTGCGAAGATGGTGGATGGATATTAGGGCATTTAATCGATGGTACACAAGCGGAATATGTTCGCATACCACATGCCGACAACAGCCTATACCATGTTCCTAAGGGTAGCGATGAAGATGCGCTGGTGATGCTCAGCGACATTTTGCCTACTGGTTTTGAATGCGGCGTATTGAATGGGAAGGTTCAGCCGGGGAGTACCGTGGCAATTGTAGGTAGTGGACCAATAGGCTTGGCCGCATTGCTCACCGCACAATTTTATTCCCCGGCGCAGATCATCATGATTGACCCGGATGATAACCGCTTGGCTACGGCTCAAAAATTCGGTGCAACGGATATTATTAATAACAGCACGGTGAACCCGGTAGAGAAAGTGAAACAGCTTACCGGAAATAAAGGCGCAGATACTGTAATTGAAGCGGTAGGTATCCCGGCAACCTTTGAATTATGCGAATCACTGGTAGCGCCCGGCGGTACAATAGCTAATATCGGTGTGCACGGCAAGAGCGCAACGCTCTACCTGGAAAAACTATGGTCGCATAATATTACCATCACGACGAG includes the following:
- a CDS encoding porin family protein yields the protein MKGNILITVLLSTVIGVGSSFSQTAPEIGFKAGLSIPNLTSGSSDNPISNGYSSRLDVDAAVHIEFHINGWFSIQPQFEYSSQGGKKDGTQAFTVPVEMMPLFPPGQAPPYLYATYKSEARMNYLLLPILAKFHPLLDKKWGAYVAIGPFVSYLLSAKNITKGSSMVYLDKEETQALVSSPQSFNSKDNIRNDLHHFNAGISGHLGVDCRIGNGKVFFEAGGNYGLIDIQKTEVNGKNKTGAAAINVGYQFQF
- a CDS encoding zinc-dependent alcohol dehydrogenase family protein, with translation MATTAPIKTRKPVQAPGETHKKGGNHQKMKALVYHGPGKKSWEDKAMPVIQKPTDALVKILKTTICGTDLHILKGDVPDVAAGTTIGHEGVGIIEEVGSAVNNFKKGDHVLISCITSCGKCDYCKRGMYSHCEDGGWILGHLIDGTQAEYVRIPHADNSLYHVPKGSDEDALVMLSDILPTGFECGVLNGKVQPGSTVAIVGSGPIGLAALLTAQFYSPAQIIMIDPDDNRLATAQKFGATDIINNSTVNPVEKVKQLTGNKGADTVIEAVGIPATFELCESLVAPGGTIANIGVHGKSATLYLEKLWSHNITITTRLVDTVTTPMLLKTVQSKKLNAKQLITHHFKLSDIENAYDTFQNAAKEKALKVVLANI